From Polynucleobacter difficilis, a single genomic window includes:
- a CDS encoding putative toxin-antitoxin system toxin component, PIN family, with translation MTDIKPRLVLDTNVILDLLVFKDPSAEPLRLMLDAKIVDAVRSEASMLELVDVIQRPIFKLSQQEQEMILQAWESLTRLLENTAIESAPFICRDLDDQIFLDMAYSIRPAVLFSKDLRVLELRVSAKGHGVEITNQYDYLQAPSP, from the coding sequence TTGACTGACATAAAACCTCGCTTGGTGCTGGATACCAATGTCATTTTGGATTTGCTGGTATTTAAAGATCCGAGTGCTGAACCCCTTCGACTAATGCTCGATGCCAAAATAGTGGATGCAGTGCGAAGCGAAGCATCCATGCTAGAGCTCGTCGATGTAATTCAGCGTCCGATCTTTAAGCTAAGCCAACAAGAGCAAGAAATGATTCTGCAGGCATGGGAAAGCCTTACTCGACTGCTGGAGAACACTGCGATTGAGTCTGCCCCATTCATTTGCCGTGATCTAGACGATCAAATCTTTCTTGATATGGCCTACAGTATTCGACCAGCTGTCTTATTCAGCAAAGATCTACGCGTATTGGAGTTGCGTGTCAGCGCCAAAGGTCACGGCGTAGAAATTACTAACCAGTACGATTACCTTCAAGCGCCATCACCTTAG
- a CDS encoding YaeQ family protein, with the protein MALRATIHKAELHIADGDRYYYASHPLTVAKHPSETDERMMIRLIAFALNAQEHLVFTKGLSDTDEPDIWVKDLTGAINLWIDIGQPDERRILKACGRSDQVVVYCYAGNTSKLWWDGIKNKLERARNLSVVAIPEEQSKALIALVERSMIIHINIQDGEMLVSADQGQVTVVPEIWKAPAS; encoded by the coding sequence ATGGCATTACGCGCAACCATTCATAAAGCAGAGCTCCACATCGCCGATGGGGATCGCTACTACTATGCCAGCCATCCCTTAACAGTCGCAAAGCACCCTTCTGAGACCGATGAGCGCATGATGATTCGCCTCATTGCCTTTGCACTCAATGCACAAGAGCATTTGGTCTTTACTAAAGGGTTAAGCGACACCGACGAGCCTGATATTTGGGTAAAAGACCTGACCGGCGCAATCAATCTATGGATTGATATTGGCCAGCCCGACGAGCGGCGCATTCTGAAAGCCTGCGGTCGCTCCGATCAAGTGGTCGTCTATTGCTATGCCGGCAACACCAGCAAATTATGGTGGGATGGCATCAAGAACAAGTTGGAGCGTGCGCGTAACTTGAGCGTTGTTGCTATACCCGAGGAGCAGTCGAAAGCCTTAATTGCGCTGGTGGAGCGCAGCATGATTATTCACATCAATATTCAAGATGGTGAGATGCTGGTCTCTGCAGACCAAGGGCAGGTCACCGTGGTTCCGGAGATCTGGAAAGCGCCTGCTAGCTAA
- a CDS encoding GNAT family N-acetyltransferase, translated as MITIETRPWSEAHDAAYAIRYAVFVEEQGIPAELEIDDYDPIAEHALAYVDNQCVATARIYLDEQGPSKAKIGRMAVLREFRGQGIGTALLGESIRAGMMQGASIFELHAQQSAVPFYAKLQFKPDGAIFDEVGIPHQCMRLVLGAPAR; from the coding sequence ATGATTACGATTGAAACCCGGCCCTGGTCAGAAGCACACGATGCCGCATATGCCATTCGCTACGCTGTTTTTGTCGAAGAGCAAGGCATTCCCGCTGAATTGGAAATCGATGATTACGACCCCATTGCCGAGCATGCACTAGCCTACGTCGATAATCAGTGCGTTGCTACCGCACGAATCTATCTGGATGAGCAGGGCCCCAGTAAAGCCAAGATTGGGCGCATGGCAGTACTAAGGGAATTTCGTGGCCAAGGCATTGGAACGGCCTTGCTCGGCGAATCAATCCGCGCCGGCATGATGCAAGGCGCAAGTATATTTGAGCTCCATGCACAGCAAAGTGCAGTACCTTTCTACGCCAAACTGCAATTTAAACCGGATGGTGCAATCTTTGACGAGGTAGGCATTCCCCATCAATGCATGCGGCTAGTTCTAGGCGCTCCAGCGCGCTAA
- a CDS encoding aldo/keto reductase produces the protein MQSTPLFQSRIGLGTWQMGEDPSQAKAECAAIVHALEVGYRLIDTAEMYADGVAESLVGKALGSFASNRREEVTLVSKVLPHHANKVGTIKACEASLRRMQCDYLDHYLLHWQGSHSFESTIEGFLTLQERGLIRHFGVSNFNQGALQSWRKAEANVGSPSRCQSNQVYYALNERGIEFDLLPAMEKQAIALMAYSPLGTGNLARHPGLSLLAAEQGLTAAQLALAWILRHPHAVAIPKSTHLDRVEENWQASQIQLSAATLSQLDALFPAPTRTSRLAII, from the coding sequence ATGCAATCCACACCCCTGTTTCAGTCTCGCATTGGCCTAGGCACATGGCAAATGGGCGAAGACCCCAGTCAAGCCAAGGCTGAGTGCGCCGCCATTGTGCACGCCCTTGAGGTCGGGTATCGCCTCATCGATACCGCAGAAATGTACGCCGACGGAGTGGCTGAATCGCTCGTCGGCAAGGCGCTTGGCTCCTTTGCCTCCAATCGCCGCGAGGAGGTTACTTTGGTTTCCAAGGTGCTGCCACACCATGCCAATAAAGTGGGCACGATTAAAGCCTGCGAAGCCAGTTTGCGGCGTATGCAATGCGACTATTTGGATCACTACCTATTGCACTGGCAAGGCAGCCATTCCTTTGAGAGCACCATTGAGGGATTTTTAACGCTCCAAGAGCGTGGGCTGATTCGCCATTTTGGTGTGAGTAACTTTAATCAAGGTGCGCTTCAGTCCTGGCGCAAAGCCGAAGCGAATGTCGGCTCTCCCTCCCGCTGCCAAAGTAATCAGGTGTATTACGCCCTCAATGAGCGCGGCATTGAGTTTGATTTGCTGCCTGCCATGGAAAAGCAAGCTATCGCGCTCATGGCGTACTCGCCACTGGGTACCGGCAATCTCGCACGGCACCCTGGCTTATCTCTGCTGGCCGCTGAACAGGGTCTGACTGCCGCCCAACTGGCACTGGCGTGGATTTTGCGCCACCCCCATGCGGTTGCTATCCCGAAATCAACCCACCTCGACCGCGTTGAGGAAAACTGGCAGGCAAGTCAAATTCAATTGAGTGCTGCTACCTTATCTCAATTGGACGCCCTGTTTCCAGCACCGACCCGCACTAGCCGATTGGCCATCATTTAA
- a CDS encoding NAD(P)/FAD-dependent oxidoreductase, with protein MIRITELRLAIDHAPEALEAAIVRFLKITPKDVISFAVFKRSYDARKNVALAFIYTVDVSVKDEDRVLARFAGDVHVRPSPDTRYHFVAKAPQKMERRPVVIGFGPCGIFAALLLAQMGFKPIVLERGKAVRERTQDTWGLWRKSTLNPESNVQFGEGGAGTFSDGKLWSQVKDPKFYGRKVLHEFVKAGAPEEILYVAKPHIGTFRLVGVVEKMRQEIIALGGEIRFSQKVTGFDIEDQRIRGVRLENGEHIVADQVILALGHSARDTFQALHDAGVYLEAKPFSIGFRIEHPQSMIDRARLGPHAGNPLIGAADYKLVHHAKNGRSVYSFCMCPGGTVVAATSEPNRVVTNGMSQYSRNERNANAGIVVGINPEDYPGGPMAGIEFQRAIESKAFELGGKNYEAPGQLVGDFLAQRPSTDFGAVLPSYKPGVHLTDLASSLPDYAIEAIREAIPAFEKQIPGFSMNDAVLTGVETRTSSPLRITRGANYQSLNIKGLYPAGEGAGYAGGIMSAGIDGIKVAEALALEYLAEHPQ; from the coding sequence ATGATTCGAATTACCGAGCTGCGCCTGGCGATTGACCATGCCCCAGAAGCCCTGGAGGCGGCCATTGTGCGCTTTCTTAAAATTACCCCAAAAGACGTGATTTCTTTTGCGGTATTTAAGCGCAGCTATGACGCACGTAAAAATGTAGCCTTGGCATTTATCTATACGGTCGATGTTTCAGTTAAAGACGAGGACCGGGTATTAGCTCGCTTTGCTGGTGACGTTCATGTGCGACCATCGCCGGATACGCGTTATCACTTCGTCGCGAAAGCACCTCAAAAAATGGAGCGGCGGCCAGTCGTCATTGGTTTTGGCCCCTGCGGTATTTTTGCGGCCCTGCTGCTTGCGCAAATGGGCTTTAAGCCGATTGTCTTGGAGCGTGGAAAAGCAGTGCGGGAGCGCACCCAAGATACCTGGGGCTTATGGCGCAAGAGCACCCTCAATCCCGAGTCCAATGTGCAATTTGGCGAAGGGGGCGCTGGTACTTTTTCTGATGGCAAATTATGGAGCCAGGTTAAAGATCCGAAGTTTTACGGACGCAAGGTATTGCATGAGTTTGTTAAGGCGGGCGCCCCTGAAGAAATCTTGTACGTAGCTAAGCCACACATCGGCACCTTTCGCTTGGTGGGTGTGGTTGAAAAAATGCGCCAAGAAATTATTGCTTTGGGCGGAGAAATTCGCTTCTCCCAAAAAGTAACGGGCTTTGATATTGAGGACCAGCGGATTCGCGGCGTACGGCTGGAGAACGGTGAGCACATTGTTGCCGACCAGGTGATATTGGCCTTGGGTCATAGCGCACGCGACACCTTTCAGGCATTGCATGACGCTGGCGTATATTTAGAGGCAAAGCCATTTTCGATTGGGTTTCGGATTGAGCATCCGCAGTCGATGATCGATCGGGCGCGCCTGGGACCGCATGCGGGCAACCCCTTGATTGGGGCGGCCGATTACAAATTAGTACACCATGCCAAAAATGGGCGCTCAGTCTATAGCTTTTGCATGTGCCCGGGCGGCACGGTAGTGGCTGCCACTTCGGAGCCAAATCGCGTGGTTACCAATGGCATGAGTCAATACTCGCGTAATGAACGCAATGCGAATGCCGGCATTGTGGTGGGCATTAACCCAGAGGATTATCCGGGCGGCCCGATGGCTGGAATTGAGTTTCAACGTGCCATTGAATCCAAGGCATTTGAGCTCGGCGGTAAAAACTATGAAGCCCCCGGTCAATTGGTTGGCGATTTTTTAGCGCAAAGGCCCTCCACGGATTTTGGTGCTGTATTGCCATCGTATAAACCCGGTGTGCACTTAACAGATCTCGCCAGCAGCTTGCCGGACTATGCGATTGAGGCGATTCGAGAAGCGATTCCGGCATTTGAAAAACAGATACCGGGTTTTTCAATGAACGATGCCGTATTGACCGGGGTTGAGACGCGCACTTCATCGCCATTGCGGATTACGCGCGGTGCAAATTACCAAAGTTTGAATATCAAAGGCCTTTACCCCGCAGGTGAGGGCGCAGGTTACGCCGGTGGCATTATGTCCGCCGGAATCGATGGCATTAAAGTCGCCGAGGCCCTGGCATTGGAGTATTTGGCCGAGCACCCACAATAG
- a CDS encoding ATP-binding cassette domain-containing protein — protein MALIVLTDAKLAFGHVDLLANTAFSLELGERVGLIGRNGTGKSSLLKILAGMEKLDDGLLQYQQGLRIAYVPQEPIFEATETVFDAVSKGVSQAKSLREEYEALSVGDWDDASHQRLDGLQSALEAVSGWNWEQRVHETLDRLHLQAEMKITALSGGTKKRVALAQALVAVPDVLLLDEPTNHLDLDSIAWLEELLKEYQGSVVLITHDRAFLDAVCTQIVELDRGILRGYPGNFSTYEVLKDQELNAESLANARADKLLAQEEVWIRKGVEARRTRSVGRIARLEKLRASRAQRRDEMGQVKLAVSAGDRSGKIVADLQNVSKSYDRPIVQDFTATILRGDKVGLLGPNGAGKTTLLKLILGTITPDSGTAVMGTRIEVAYFDQMREGLDLNASLEDYISPGSEWIEINGNRKHVKSYLSDFLFAPERTNSPVSTLSGGERNRLLLARLFARPANVLVLDEPTNDLDIDTLDLLEQLLQDYKGTVFLVSHDRYFLDNVVTSIIANEGDGFWREYEGGYEDWKIQKARSDKIRSENGSLKIEPAAKASIKPVEKESKDTKPVAAKAGVQKLNGKERQELEALPLQIEVLEAEQAEIGLAMSNPDLYKNEPELAASMQARLTELTNQIDAMLQRWESLLSRSES, from the coding sequence ATGGCTTTAATCGTACTCACAGATGCAAAACTGGCCTTTGGCCACGTTGACTTACTCGCGAACACCGCTTTTTCACTAGAATTGGGTGAGCGCGTTGGTTTAATTGGCCGCAATGGCACCGGCAAATCATCCCTTCTCAAAATTCTGGCTGGCATGGAAAAGCTGGATGACGGCCTACTGCAATACCAACAGGGCTTGCGTATTGCATATGTGCCGCAAGAGCCGATCTTTGAAGCGACAGAAACCGTATTCGATGCAGTCTCGAAGGGCGTATCCCAAGCGAAGTCCCTGAGGGAGGAATATGAGGCTCTCAGCGTAGGGGATTGGGATGACGCTTCCCATCAGCGCCTCGATGGACTGCAATCTGCCTTAGAGGCAGTCAGCGGTTGGAATTGGGAGCAGCGCGTACATGAAACCTTGGATCGATTGCATCTGCAAGCCGAGATGAAAATCACGGCGCTATCTGGGGGCACTAAAAAGCGCGTTGCCTTAGCGCAAGCTTTGGTTGCGGTTCCAGATGTGCTCTTACTCGATGAGCCAACCAACCACTTAGACTTAGATTCCATTGCGTGGCTAGAAGAATTGTTAAAAGAATATCAAGGCTCCGTGGTACTAATTACCCATGACCGTGCATTCTTGGACGCGGTCTGTACTCAAATCGTGGAGCTGGATCGCGGTATTTTGCGGGGCTATCCCGGTAATTTTTCCACATACGAAGTTTTAAAAGACCAGGAACTCAATGCAGAATCCTTAGCCAATGCAAGAGCAGACAAACTGCTAGCGCAAGAAGAGGTTTGGATTCGCAAGGGAGTTGAAGCAAGGCGTACGCGTAGCGTTGGCCGGATCGCCCGTTTAGAAAAGCTGCGCGCTAGCCGTGCACAGCGCCGCGATGAAATGGGTCAAGTAAAGTTGGCCGTGTCCGCAGGGGATCGAAGCGGCAAGATCGTGGCAGACTTGCAAAACGTATCCAAATCCTATGATCGCCCGATCGTTCAAGACTTTACCGCCACCATCTTGCGTGGCGATAAGGTTGGTCTCCTTGGCCCCAATGGCGCCGGTAAGACAACCTTGTTAAAACTGATTCTCGGTACCATTACCCCAGACTCCGGAACAGCGGTGATGGGTACACGTATTGAAGTGGCGTACTTTGATCAAATGCGCGAGGGACTTGATCTCAATGCGTCGCTGGAAGATTACATTAGCCCTGGAAGTGAGTGGATTGAAATCAATGGCAATCGCAAGCACGTCAAGAGTTACTTAAGTGATTTCTTATTCGCGCCGGAGCGCACCAATTCACCGGTCAGTACCTTATCGGGCGGTGAGCGCAATCGCTTGTTGCTCGCCCGCCTATTTGCAAGGCCAGCGAACGTCTTGGTGCTCGACGAGCCTACCAATGACTTGGATATCGATACCCTGGATCTCTTGGAGCAACTGCTTCAGGACTACAAGGGCACAGTCTTTTTAGTTAGCCACGACCGTTACTTTTTGGACAATGTGGTGACTAGTATTATTGCCAATGAGGGCGATGGATTTTGGCGTGAGTACGAGGGTGGCTATGAGGACTGGAAAATTCAGAAGGCGCGTTCCGATAAAATTCGCTCAGAAAACGGCAGCCTGAAAATAGAGCCTGCTGCAAAAGCTAGCATCAAGCCAGTAGAAAAAGAAAGCAAGGACACAAAGCCAGTAGCCGCTAAAGCTGGCGTTCAAAAACTCAATGGCAAAGAGCGCCAAGAGTTAGAGGCATTGCCTTTGCAGATTGAAGTCCTTGAGGCAGAGCAGGCTGAGATTGGCCTCGCGATGAGCAATCCTGATTTATACAAAAATGAACCTGAACTGGCTGCGAGTATGCAGGCACGCTTAACTGAGCTTACGAACCAGATCGATGCCATGCTGCAGCGTTGGGAATCGCTCCTGAGCCGTTCCGAGTCCTAA
- a CDS encoding chaperone modulator CbpM, with protein sequence MTQTHITWIEGSIVEHDVHMTIVELAEATSTPEDMIMAWVSEGVLSPAGGSPQDWRFSGNSLQRAKTAARLMHDLELNLPGVALALNLLEELDQLRSQLHLANASSATLGKE encoded by the coding sequence ATGACACAAACCCACATTACTTGGATTGAAGGCAGCATTGTTGAGCATGATGTGCATATGACCATCGTGGAGCTAGCCGAAGCAACATCCACACCAGAAGACATGATCATGGCCTGGGTCTCCGAAGGCGTTTTGAGTCCGGCTGGCGGATCACCCCAAGACTGGCGCTTTAGTGGAAACTCCCTGCAGCGAGCTAAAACGGCTGCACGCCTCATGCACGACTTGGAGCTTAATCTACCCGGCGTGGCATTGGCCCTGAATTTACTCGAAGAGCTTGATCAGTTGCGCAGCCAACTCCATCTAGCCAATGCTAGTAGTGCCACTCTAGGCAAAGAATAG
- a CDS encoding DnaJ C-terminal domain-containing protein — translation MKFKDYYETLGVARTANPDEIKQAYRKLARKYHPDVSKEAGAEERFKEVGEAFAVLKDPEKRAAYDQMGSNWKSGQDFSPPPDWNGGAFTDGEFSGDQSDFFESLFGRGARAQSGRQSQARSAKGQDQHAKIMIDLMDAYQGAKRTIGLSMPAYDAQGQLFMQERKLDVSIPQGIRAGQNLRLAGQAGPGFGGGPAGDLYLEIGIQADPIYRVDGKDVFLDLPLSPWEAALGTTVNVPMPTGALLELTIPPGTPAGRKMRLKGKGIPSKEPGDLYVVPSIVLPKAETDAQKEAYRTLQGAFDFKPRSHLKG, via the coding sequence ATGAAATTCAAAGACTATTACGAAACACTCGGCGTTGCCCGCACGGCAAACCCAGATGAAATTAAACAAGCCTATCGCAAGCTGGCCCGTAAATACCACCCGGACGTCAGCAAAGAAGCTGGTGCTGAGGAGCGCTTTAAAGAAGTAGGCGAAGCATTTGCGGTGTTAAAAGACCCCGAGAAGCGTGCGGCCTACGATCAAATGGGCAGCAATTGGAAAAGCGGTCAAGACTTTAGCCCTCCACCCGATTGGAATGGTGGCGCCTTTACAGATGGTGAATTCAGCGGCGACCAAAGTGATTTTTTTGAATCCTTGTTTGGCCGAGGGGCCCGCGCCCAATCCGGCAGGCAATCGCAAGCGCGATCCGCTAAAGGCCAGGATCAGCATGCCAAGATCATGATTGATTTAATGGATGCCTACCAGGGCGCTAAGCGCACTATTGGATTAAGCATGCCAGCTTACGATGCTCAGGGTCAATTGTTCATGCAAGAGCGCAAATTGGATGTCAGCATTCCGCAAGGCATTCGTGCAGGCCAGAATTTACGCCTCGCGGGCCAGGCCGGCCCTGGTTTTGGTGGCGGGCCAGCAGGCGACCTGTATTTAGAGATCGGCATTCAGGCAGATCCAATCTACCGGGTCGATGGGAAGGATGTATTTTTAGATTTACCACTGAGCCCATGGGAGGCAGCCTTAGGTACTACCGTCAATGTGCCCATGCCAACCGGCGCCCTACTTGAACTAACCATTCCGCCCGGCACTCCTGCTGGACGCAAGATGCGACTCAAAGGTAAAGGCATCCCCAGCAAAGAACCTGGTGATCTCTACGTTGTACCAAGCATTGTTTTACCCAAAGCAGAAACCGATGCGCAAAAAGAAGCCTATCGCACACTGCAAGGTGCATTTGATTTCAAGCCCAGAAGTCACTTAAAGGGATAA
- a CDS encoding UxaA family hydrolase, protein MIEISEKRLIGPVIRLHPNDNVVVARVDVGIGTAVPSEHFTSRSQVPAGYKIAAKPIKKGEPILKYNVTVGFANVDIEPGTMVHGHNTDFKEFDRDYAYASEFKPTALLPESERATFQGYVRANGKVGTRNFIGILSTVNCSATVVNKIAEWFTPERLAEYPNVDGVVAFSHSIGCGMEMTGEPMQLLRRTMAGYAKHPNLAAALVIGLGCERNQLKGLMEQEDLKEGSTLHTFIMQESGGTRKTIEAGIEAVKALLPNANKVMRETVSASHLCVGLQCGGSDGFSSITANPALGAAIDILARHGGTGILSETPEIYGVEHTLTRRAATKEIGEKLIQRIRWWKDEYSVGRDVQINGQVSPGNQVGGLANIFEKSLGSSMKGGTGPLMEVYRYAEPVTTKGFVFMDTPGFDPVSATGQIAGGANLIAFTTGRGSMFGSKPAPCIKLATNTPMYSRLTEDMDINCGEILDGTVSVQEMGQRIFELFLDTASGKPSKSELLGLGDYEFVPWQIGIMS, encoded by the coding sequence ATGATTGAAATTTCTGAAAAGCGCCTGATTGGCCCTGTTATTCGCTTACACCCCAATGACAACGTCGTCGTAGCCCGGGTCGATGTTGGCATTGGCACTGCAGTCCCAAGTGAGCATTTCACTAGCCGCAGCCAAGTACCGGCAGGCTACAAAATTGCGGCTAAGCCAATAAAAAAGGGGGAGCCCATTCTGAAGTACAACGTCACCGTGGGCTTTGCGAATGTGGATATTGAGCCTGGCACCATGGTGCACGGCCACAATACTGACTTTAAAGAATTTGATCGGGACTACGCCTACGCCAGTGAATTTAAGCCCACTGCTCTATTGCCAGAATCGGAACGCGCTACATTTCAGGGCTATGTGCGTGCTAATGGCAAAGTGGGTACGCGGAATTTCATTGGCATTTTGTCGACGGTCAATTGCTCAGCAACCGTAGTCAATAAGATTGCAGAATGGTTTACGCCTGAGCGCCTGGCCGAGTATCCCAATGTGGATGGCGTTGTGGCGTTTAGTCATTCGATTGGCTGTGGCATGGAAATGACTGGCGAGCCAATGCAATTGCTTCGTCGCACTATGGCGGGTTATGCCAAGCATCCCAATCTCGCAGCTGCTTTGGTGATTGGGCTAGGTTGCGAGCGCAATCAGCTCAAGGGTTTAATGGAACAGGAAGACCTGAAAGAAGGCTCAACCTTGCATACCTTCATCATGCAAGAAAGTGGCGGTACCCGCAAGACAATTGAGGCTGGTATTGAGGCGGTTAAAGCGCTCTTGCCCAATGCCAATAAAGTAATGCGTGAGACGGTCTCGGCAAGCCACCTATGCGTGGGCTTGCAGTGCGGTGGTTCCGATGGCTTTTCATCGATTACTGCCAATCCAGCCCTCGGTGCGGCAATTGATATCCTCGCGAGGCATGGAGGCACCGGCATTCTCTCGGAAACTCCAGAGATTTATGGCGTTGAGCACACCCTCACCCGGCGCGCAGCAACCAAAGAAATTGGTGAAAAACTAATCCAGCGCATTCGCTGGTGGAAAGACGAGTATTCGGTTGGCCGTGATGTCCAAATTAACGGTCAAGTAAGTCCAGGCAATCAAGTCGGCGGCCTTGCCAATATTTTTGAGAAGTCATTGGGCTCCTCCATGAAAGGTGGCACAGGTCCACTGATGGAGGTTTACCGCTATGCCGAGCCAGTGACCACCAAGGGCTTCGTCTTTATGGATACACCGGGTTTTGATCCAGTATCGGCAACTGGTCAGATTGCGGGTGGCGCTAATTTAATTGCCTTTACTACGGGCCGCGGCTCGATGTTTGGCAGCAAGCCAGCGCCCTGCATCAAGTTAGCCACCAATACGCCGATGTACTCGCGCTTAACGGAAGACATGGATATCAATTGCGGTGAAATATTAGATGGCACCGTCTCCGTTCAAGAAATGGGGCAACGTATTTTTGAACTCTTTTTGGATACCGCCTCCGGTAAGCCATCGAAAAGTGAGCTGCTTGGATTGGGTGACTACGAATTTGTACCATGGCAAATTGGCATCATGAGTTGA
- a CDS encoding Bug family tripartite tricarboxylate transporter substrate binding protein: MLKIIQAIAIALAASSFQVQAQPYPNQPIRLIVPFAAGGPSDVLARAFSQKLGEDLGQPVIIDNKPGAGTNLAAEFVVRSKPDGYTIFLMMVGTQAINETLYKKLSYNTVKDFAPITLVASSSLMLVANPSVPVKNTSELIAYAKANPGKVNFGSSGTGTPLHLGGELFNVQAGTDITHVPYKGAAPALTDVLGGQIQTAMIGTPAALPYVKSGKLTPIGVTSLKRSPNAPEVPAIAETLPNFEVELVYALVAPAGTPNAIIKRLNTQMSTILNNPETKTQLASRGFDVQTSTPEQLGAYIKAEVTKWAPIVKKSGATAE, from the coding sequence ATGCTAAAAATTATTCAAGCCATTGCAATTGCCTTAGCCGCATCATCGTTTCAGGTGCAAGCGCAGCCCTACCCTAATCAACCCATTCGCCTCATTGTGCCATTTGCTGCCGGAGGCCCATCCGATGTTCTAGCAAGGGCCTTTAGTCAAAAATTAGGAGAAGATTTAGGACAGCCGGTCATTATTGATAACAAACCAGGCGCAGGCACCAACCTAGCCGCAGAATTTGTTGTGCGCTCAAAACCGGATGGTTATACGATTTTTTTAATGATGGTAGGAACGCAGGCAATTAACGAAACCTTATATAAAAAATTGAGTTACAACACCGTTAAGGACTTTGCTCCGATTACCCTCGTAGCATCCTCTTCCCTTATGCTGGTAGCCAATCCATCAGTTCCAGTTAAAAATACTAGCGAGTTAATTGCCTACGCCAAGGCCAATCCAGGTAAAGTTAATTTTGGCTCTTCAGGCACAGGCACCCCACTGCATCTGGGTGGCGAGCTATTTAACGTGCAAGCAGGTACAGACATTACCCACGTACCTTATAAAGGAGCAGCACCAGCTTTAACCGATGTTTTGGGTGGTCAAATTCAGACTGCGATGATTGGAACGCCTGCAGCACTTCCCTACGTTAAATCGGGCAAACTCACTCCGATTGGAGTTACTAGCCTGAAGCGCTCACCTAACGCGCCGGAAGTTCCTGCAATTGCGGAAACATTACCTAATTTTGAGGTGGAACTCGTTTACGCACTGGTTGCTCCCGCAGGTACACCCAATGCAATTATTAAACGCCTAAATACACAGATGAGCACAATACTAAATAATCCAGAAACAAAAACCCAACTCGCAAGCCGGGGGTTTGATGTGCAAACGAGCACGCCAGAGCAGTTGGGCGCCTATATTAAGGCTGAAGTAACAAAATGGGCACCGATTGTGAAAAAATCAGGGGCTACTGCTGAATAA